A genomic stretch from Dyella sp. M7H15-1 includes:
- a CDS encoding hemagglutinin repeat-containing protein, with translation MLYSLGDLTLAADAAGTRSQSVTNLSGDIEAGGNLIVNAQQITNERRVLETETYTLSPAEQQANRTTRTTLFDWTTDPEATTFCNAYAQTIGMNGHAVRCGPLGYYGDAAYDTLTQTILSITRLTAASAESRLLAGGNIRLNGSVLNSNATIAAGNHLIINGQDGNNGGGNVGSDTVQNLAFVPTVLLQNDLVRSVDGDYRGKRWYSNRESNQPPMVFAEHVTSATLAAGSVPFLTLDAGPSLRATMSAGNAVDIRAQDVSNTPVGADGKPVSGVGLGQNSSGPYLSGQGGGGAGNVVGNTHPGNLGNLGPAPGAPFVGTPQQPYPVQLPRNGLYTLHPGNGSPYLVETDPRFATMSGFLGSDYLLNQLGLQGDLTLKRLGDAFYETQLVMDQLTSLTGRRFLDGNGDALEQYKALMDAGTQEAQSFNLSVGVALTPAQIASLTQDMVWLVNQTVNGEQVLVPVVYLSQNTASHVASGAVMQGSTVSINASNQLTNTGTLQASNDARLKAGNLLNAGTVAAGGNLSVQAAQDLLNAGALQGGNVALVAGNNLTSRADSSTVSLGTVNLSGLSLSDAQRAGIATGGQLSATGILTAQAGNNLNLDHANVNAGQNLGLAAGNDLTATASTLNAGNDAQLIAGHNFTLNAAAGQGSSQQSAHAASASTHTDVTTLHAGGSAVLAAGNDLTSQGAQLQAGDQLALSAGHDLTLNAVTDTQSQGNSWQSGHTQYNQITQDQSLRGTTLDAAHGIALSAGHDLTTVAANVTSSNGAIALAAGNDVNLHAAQENHSWQQDSTTKKSGLLSSSTTTTHDASQDSLAVGTLLSGNTVTVAAGHDVNTQAAQIVATDDIVMAAGNNLNIGVATDTHSEQHERTTKTSGVFTSGLNLMIGSSKESNTYTETDTTPQGSLIGSLNGGVTLTAGNLVHITGSEVLSDTGTAIVGNDVTLDAAVGTQDITQTYKQQQAGITLGLGGGLASVAQSVYGRSQAANHAEDDRLKALYASQSAYTAYEAYNAYQDAASAAASAGTNVGQGISLRIGLGASSASSSTTTHDETAYGSRIQSNGDVVIAATGGDLTIIGSQVNGQNVALAAANHLNLLSQAENHSLESTNKNASGGIGLQIGSNGFGVYAEGSVGQGSAHGNGTSHAISSINANDTLTLISGNDTTIKGAQLTGNTVLANVGNHLLIQSEQDTDDFASKQQQIGGAMVIGAGGGGSFSYSQNKSSSHYAGVTDVSGIGAGSGGFDITVGGNTHLVGGVIASRADPSKNSLTTGTLLYEDIQNQSSGKVSSSSLGSDNSVLSGSKYAIGKTVVGNLMGGGSDDEAHSSTTHSAIANGTIAIADGQAQQALTGKSAEQAMAGLSRDASLDNQALARPDLGKLQANAELEQVANSLGYQMGTHFTDEAYRTMFVKSADVYEVAYDENGKAIPGRKLTDEQKMQLQPGKDGAVYIADNGIFNGNEAAAKYADQHSSAGDGPQYYIAFPEAGNALSELLVAGYQKNLENDFWGLTHATQETKWMMLYYGQDALHFDGHSRGAMTIGNALESIAKTPGAEGVLSGMTVSLFGPAYNAAKADQILGFLQDRDAIADPAQRQGMVLTLQNHIADPVGRFIGGNPATGGTIPDGSSSLWEMIRAGTGQKDTSHNCYGASKDAACGNFWQDFPTLMPMSMPASGRKE, from the coding sequence ATGCTCTACAGCCTGGGCGACCTCACCCTCGCCGCCGATGCCGCCGGCACGCGCAGTCAATCGGTGACGAACCTTTCCGGCGACATCGAAGCCGGCGGCAACCTCATCGTCAACGCCCAGCAGATCACCAACGAGCGGCGCGTGCTGGAGACGGAAACCTACACGCTCAGCCCCGCCGAACAGCAAGCCAACCGCACCACCCGCACCACCCTCTTCGATTGGACCACCGACCCCGAAGCCACCACCTTCTGCAACGCCTACGCGCAAACCATCGGCATGAATGGCCACGCCGTGCGCTGTGGTCCGCTGGGTTATTACGGCGATGCCGCCTACGACACGCTCACGCAAACCATCCTGTCCATCACCCGCCTCACCGCCGCCAGCGCCGAAAGCCGCCTCTTGGCCGGTGGCAACATCCGCCTCAACGGCTCCGTCCTCAACAGCAACGCCACGATCGCCGCCGGCAACCATCTGATCATCAACGGCCAGGATGGCAACAACGGGGGCGGCAACGTCGGCAGCGACACCGTGCAAAACCTCGCCTTCGTCCCCACCGTGTTGCTCCAGAACGACCTGGTGCGCTCCGTCGATGGCGATTACCGCGGCAAGCGCTGGTACTCCAACCGCGAATCCAACCAACCACCGATGGTCTTTGCCGAGCACGTCACGAGCGCCACCCTGGCGGCGGGCAGCGTGCCTTTTCTGACCCTCGATGCCGGCCCCAGCTTGCGCGCCACGATGAGCGCTGGCAACGCGGTGGACATCCGCGCGCAAGACGTCAGCAACACGCCCGTCGGCGCCGACGGCAAACCGGTCAGCGGCGTGGGTCTGGGACAAAACAGCAGCGGCCCATATCTCAGCGGCCAGGGTGGCGGCGGCGCCGGCAACGTCGTCGGCAACACCCACCCCGGCAACCTGGGCAACCTCGGCCCCGCCCCCGGCGCCCCGTTCGTCGGCACCCCGCAGCAGCCCTATCCGGTGCAACTGCCCCGCAACGGCCTGTACACCCTTCACCCCGGCAACGGCAGCCCGTATCTGGTGGAAACCGATCCACGCTTCGCCACGATGAGCGGCTTCCTCGGCAGCGACTACCTCCTGAACCAGTTGGGCCTGCAAGGTGACCTCACCTTGAAGCGCCTGGGCGATGCCTTCTACGAAACCCAGCTGGTGATGGACCAACTCACCAGCCTTACGGGCCGCCGCTTCCTCGACGGCAACGGCGATGCGTTGGAGCAATACAAAGCCTTGATGGATGCGGGCACGCAGGAAGCCCAGTCATTCAACCTCAGCGTCGGCGTCGCCCTCACCCCCGCCCAGATCGCCAGCCTGACCCAGGACATGGTCTGGCTGGTCAACCAAACGGTGAACGGCGAACAAGTCCTGGTGCCAGTGGTGTATCTGAGCCAGAACACCGCCAGCCACGTGGCCAGCGGCGCGGTCATGCAAGGCAGCACCGTCAGCATCAACGCCAGCAACCAGCTCACCAACACGGGCACCCTGCAAGCCAGCAACGATGCCCGCCTGAAAGCCGGCAATCTGCTCAACGCCGGCACCGTCGCGGCCGGCGGCAACCTGAGCGTGCAAGCCGCGCAAGACCTGCTCAACGCCGGCGCCCTCCAGGGCGGCAACGTCGCGTTGGTGGCCGGCAATAACCTCACCAGCCGCGCCGATAGCAGCACCGTCAGCCTGGGCACCGTCAACCTCAGCGGTCTCTCGCTCAGCGATGCGCAACGCGCCGGTATCGCCACCGGTGGCCAGCTCAGCGCCACCGGCATCCTCACCGCCCAAGCGGGCAACAACCTCAATCTCGACCATGCTAACGTCAACGCCGGCCAAAACCTCGGCCTGGCGGCGGGCAACGACCTCACCGCCACCGCCAGCACCCTCAACGCCGGCAACGACGCACAACTGATCGCCGGCCATAACTTCACCCTCAACGCCGCCGCCGGCCAAGGCAGCAGCCAGCAAAGCGCCCACGCCGCCAGCGCGAGCACGCACACCGATGTCACCACGCTCCACGCCGGCGGCAGTGCCGTGCTCGCCGCCGGCAACGATCTCACCAGCCAGGGCGCACAGCTCCAAGCCGGCGATCAACTCGCCCTCAGCGCCGGCCACGACCTCACCCTCAACGCCGTCACCGATACCCAAAGCCAAGGCAACAGTTGGCAGAGCGGCCACACCCAATACAACCAGATCACGCAAGACCAATCGTTGCGCGGCACCACACTCGACGCCGCCCACGGCATCGCCCTCAGCGCCGGCCACGACCTCACCACCGTCGCCGCCAACGTCACCAGCAGCAACGGTGCCATCGCACTCGCCGCCGGCAACGACGTGAACCTCCACGCGGCCCAAGAAAACCACAGCTGGCAACAAGACAGCACCACCAAAAAATCCGGCCTGCTCAGCAGCAGCACCACCACCACCCACGATGCCAGCCAGGACAGCCTGGCGGTCGGCACCTTGCTCAGCGGCAACACCGTCACCGTCGCCGCCGGTCATGACGTGAACACCCAAGCCGCACAAATCGTCGCCACCGACGACATCGTGATGGCCGCCGGCAACAACCTGAATATCGGCGTCGCCACCGACACCCACAGCGAACAGCACGAGCGCACCACGAAGACCAGCGGTGTTTTCACCAGCGGCCTGAATCTGATGATCGGGTCCAGCAAGGAAAGCAACACGTACACCGAAACCGACACCACCCCGCAAGGCAGCCTGATCGGCAGCTTGAACGGTGGCGTCACGCTTACGGCGGGCAATCTCGTGCACATCACCGGCAGCGAGGTGCTGAGCGACACCGGCACCGCCATCGTTGGCAACGACGTCACCCTCGATGCGGCGGTGGGTACGCAAGACATCACGCAGACGTACAAGCAACAGCAAGCGGGGATCACGCTGGGTTTGGGTGGGGGCTTGGCTAGCGTCGCGCAGAGTGTCTACGGCCGCTCTCAAGCCGCCAACCACGCCGAAGACGACCGCCTCAAAGCGCTGTATGCGAGCCAATCCGCCTATACCGCCTACGAGGCGTACAACGCCTACCAAGACGCAGCCAGCGCTGCCGCATCGGCAGGCACAAATGTCGGTCAGGGCATCAGCTTACGCATTGGCCTTGGCGCCAGCAGCGCATCCAGCAGCACCACTACCCACGACGAAACCGCTTATGGCAGCCGCATCCAAAGCAACGGCGACGTGGTGATTGCCGCCACAGGCGGCGATCTGACGATCATCGGCAGCCAAGTCAATGGCCAGAACGTGGCGCTGGCCGCTGCCAACCACCTCAACCTTCTGAGCCAGGCCGAGAACCACAGCCTGGAGAGCACCAACAAAAACGCCAGCGGCGGCATCGGCCTGCAAATCGGCAGCAACGGCTTCGGCGTCTACGCTGAAGGCTCGGTAGGCCAGGGCAGTGCGCATGGCAACGGCACCTCGCACGCCATCAGCAGCATCAACGCCAACGACACCTTGACGTTGATCAGCGGCAACGACACCACCATCAAGGGCGCCCAACTCACAGGCAATACCGTGCTGGCCAACGTTGGCAACCACCTGTTGATTCAAAGCGAACAGGACACCGACGACTTTGCCAGCAAACAACAGCAAATCGGTGGCGCCATGGTCATTGGCGCCGGCGGTGGTGGCAGCTTTAGCTACAGTCAGAACAAATCCAGCAGCCACTATGCCGGCGTGACCGATGTGAGCGGTATCGGCGCGGGCAGTGGCGGCTTCGACATCACCGTAGGTGGCAACACGCACCTGGTCGGAGGGGTGATCGCCAGCCGCGCCGATCCCAGCAAGAACAGCTTGACCACTGGCACGCTCCTCTATGAAGACATCCAGAACCAAAGCAGTGGCAAAGTCTCAAGCAGCAGCTTGGGTAGCGACAACAGCGTACTCAGCGGAAGCAAATATGCGATCGGCAAGACCGTCGTGGGCAACCTGATGGGTGGTGGCAGTGATGACGAAGCGCACAGCAGCACCACGCATAGCGCCATCGCCAACGGTACGATCGCCATCGCGGACGGGCAGGCGCAACAAGCATTGACGGGCAAGAGCGCTGAGCAAGCCATGGCGGGCCTGAGTCGAGATGCCAGCCTTGACAATCAAGCATTGGCGCGCCCAGACCTTGGCAAGCTGCAAGCCAACGCCGAGTTGGAGCAGGTGGCGAACAGCCTGGGCTATCAGATGGGTACGCACTTCACCGATGAGGCGTATCGCACGATGTTTGTGAAGTCGGCCGATGTGTATGAAGTGGCGTATGACGAGAATGGCAAGGCTATACCTGGTCGAAAGTTGACCGACGAGCAAAAGATGCAACTACAGCCCGGCAAGGACGGTGCGGTGTATATCGCCGACAACGGCATCTTCAATGGCAACGAGGCGGCGGCCAAATATGCGGATCAGCACAGCAGTGCCGGAGACGGCCCCCAGTACTACATTGCGTTTCCCGAGGCTGGAAATGCCCTGTCTGAGCTCTTGGTCGCGGGATACCAGAAGAATCTTGAGAATGATTTCTGGGGCCTGACCCATGCCACGCAAGAAACCAAGTGGATGATGCTTTACTACGGGCAAGACGCCTTGCATTTCGATGGGCACAGCCGCGGGGCAATGACCATCGGCAACGCCTTGGAATCGATCGCCAAGACGCCTGGTGCGGAGGGCGTTTTGTCGGGGATGACCGTAAGCCTCTTTGGGCCGGCATATAACGCAGCGAAAGCCGACCAAATTTTGGGCTTCTTGCAGGATCGCGATGCTATTGCTGATCCGGCACAAAGGCAGGGAATGGTGTTGACGTTGCAGAATCATATCGCCGATCCGGTTGGGCGGTTCATTGGCGGCAATCCTGCAACGGGCGGCACGATTCCTGATGGATCGTCGTCACTTTGGGAGATGATCCGGGCTGGGACAGGGCAGAAGGACACCTCGCATAACTGTTATGGAGCAAGTAAGGATGCGGCGTGCGGAAACTTCTGGCAGGACTTTCCCACCCTGATGCCTATGTCCATGCCTGCATCAGGCCGTAAGGAGTAG
- a CDS encoding hemagglutinin repeat-containing protein, with translation MKARTSAATNDALEEVLSSIGQAASKERRWLQRQPHLAAGHDVNLHAAQENHTWQQDSTTKTSGLLSGNTVTVAAGHDVNTQAVQIVATDDIVMAAGNNLNIGVATDTHSEQHERTTKTSGVFTSGLNLMIGRSKESQSYTETDTTPQGSLIGSLNGGVTLTAGSLVHITGSEVISNTGTAIVGKDVTLDAAVGTQDTTQTYKQQQAGITLGLGGAVANAVNSAYASAERGSQVSDDRLKALYAAQAAYAVEDGMGTALAGGLQGATKTPTGQGGINLQLGIGASSASSSTTTHDETAYGSRIQSNGDVVMAATGGDLNIIGSQVNGNNVALAAANNLNILSQQENHSLQSSNQNASGGVGIQIGSDGFGFYAQGSVGQGNAHGNGITHAISSINASDTLILISGNDTTIKGAQLTGNTVLGAIGGNLLIQSEQDTDDYASKQQQLGGKMVIGYGSGGSVSYNQSKVNSHYASVTDVSGISAGSGGFDITVGGNTHLIGGVMASSADPSKNLLDTGSLTYESLHNEANYSASNVGVSAGYSAGGGFSGSPMLGVPQSGHSSSDTHSGIAQGTIIQRDGNTDLSGLDRNPTLDNQALNPIFDAQKVQENMELGNVAGQVGMRAAGDLAGQMGWAEGSPERTILHGVVGAGIAALGGGNVLQGVLGAAANQLVVQKMADYLVSQGYTPGSPEFATMLKLASTAVGAAAGGGAGAATALDGTTYNYLTHQQLTDLQKEINRCDGDRVCIESAKSNAEILSANQEQQLISACGGSASSLSGTCKANILDAFAYATDPMAAQLGLQVDQNISLQDYLSHRSEWGLVYADHVVSQNGQLMFAPAVAGAGTAVAVAAAPATLAWGQEAWAAYQVATQGYSLGAAAGTGAIASGAGYTGGAVAGAGWDWIWNDANFGTAFDRRFSYLGLGASMTVGAVNGMFATQMFQWANLPNSWANAFTADGAVIRINTIVTGKVANMAAQGAVQAHEQKREDK, from the coding sequence GTGAAAGCCCGTACAAGTGCGGCAACAAATGATGCACTCGAGGAGGTGCTCAGTTCCATCGGTCAGGCGGCGAGTAAGGAACGTCGCTGGCTCCAGCGGCAACCGCATCTAGCTGCCGGCCACGACGTGAACCTCCACGCGGCCCAAGAAAACCACACCTGGCAACAAGACAGCACGACGAAAACCTCTGGCTTGCTCAGCGGCAACACCGTCACCGTCGCCGCCGGTCATGACGTGAACACCCAAGCCGTACAAATCGTCGCCACCGACGACATCGTGATGGCCGCCGGCAACAACCTGAATATCGGCGTCGCCACCGACACCCACAGCGAACAGCACGAGCGCACCACGAAGACCAGCGGTGTTTTCACCAGCGGCCTGAATCTGATGATCGGCCGCAGCAAAGAGAGTCAGAGCTACACCGAAACCGACACCACCCCACAAGGCAGCCTGATCGGCAGCTTGAACGGTGGCGTCACGCTCACCGCCGGCAGTCTCGTGCACATCACCGGCAGCGAGGTGATCAGCAACACCGGCACGGCGATCGTGGGCAAAGATGTGACCCTCGACGCGGCGGTGGGTACGCAAGACACCACGCAGACGTACAAACAACAACAAGCGGGAATCACGCTGGGCTTGGGTGGTGCTGTCGCCAATGCGGTCAACAGTGCCTACGCCAGCGCCGAGCGCGGCAGCCAAGTCAGCGACGACCGCCTCAAGGCGCTGTATGCCGCCCAAGCCGCCTATGCCGTGGAAGATGGCATGGGTACCGCTCTGGCCGGCGGGCTGCAAGGCGCGACCAAGACGCCGACAGGCCAAGGGGGCATCAACCTGCAACTGGGCATCGGTGCCAGCAGCGCTAGCAGCAGTACCACCACCCACGACGAAACCGCCTACGGCAGCCGCATCCAAAGCAACGGCGATGTGGTCATGGCAGCCACCGGTGGCGATCTGAACATCATCGGCAGTCAGGTCAATGGCAACAATGTTGCGCTGGCCGCTGCCAACAACCTCAACATCTTGAGCCAACAAGAAAACCACAGCCTGCAAAGCAGCAACCAGAACGCCAGCGGCGGTGTCGGCATCCAGATCGGCAGCGACGGCTTCGGCTTCTATGCACAAGGTTCCGTCGGCCAAGGCAACGCCCACGGCAACGGCATCACCCATGCGATCAGCAGCATCAACGCCAGTGACACACTCATCCTGATCAGCGGCAACGACACCACCATCAAGGGCGCCCAACTCACCGGCAACACCGTGCTCGGCGCCATCGGCGGCAACCTCTTGATCCAAAGCGAACAAGACACCGACGACTACGCCAGTAAACAGCAACAGCTGGGCGGCAAGATGGTGATCGGCTACGGCTCGGGTGGCAGCGTCAGCTACAACCAGAGCAAGGTGAATAGTCACTATGCCAGCGTCACCGACGTGAGCGGCATCAGCGCGGGTAGTGGCGGTTTTGATATCACCGTGGGCGGCAACACGCACCTGATCGGTGGTGTGATGGCCAGCAGTGCCGACCCCAGCAAAAACCTGCTGGATACCGGAAGCCTCACTTACGAGAGCCTTCACAACGAAGCGAACTACAGTGCCAGCAATGTCGGCGTGAGCGCGGGTTACAGTGCTGGTGGTGGCTTCAGTGGTTCGCCGATGTTGGGCGTGCCACAGAGTGGCCATAGCAGCAGCGATACGCATAGCGGTATTGCGCAAGGCACGATCATCCAACGAGATGGCAATACCGATCTCAGTGGCCTTGATCGAAATCCCACGCTCGACAATCAAGCGCTAAACCCGATCTTCGATGCGCAGAAAGTGCAAGAGAACATGGAGCTGGGCAACGTCGCCGGCCAGGTGGGCATGCGAGCAGCCGGCGACCTGGCTGGACAGATGGGCTGGGCCGAAGGCAGTCCGGAGCGAACGATTCTGCATGGCGTGGTGGGTGCTGGCATCGCAGCGCTAGGTGGTGGCAATGTGCTGCAAGGTGTGCTGGGGGCTGCCGCCAATCAGCTCGTGGTCCAGAAGATGGCCGACTATTTGGTGAGTCAAGGCTATACACCTGGATCACCGGAATTTGCCACGATGTTGAAGCTGGCCAGCACTGCGGTAGGCGCAGCCGCAGGCGGCGGTGCCGGCGCGGCGACAGCGCTGGATGGAACAACGTACAACTATCTGACCCATCAGCAGTTGACCGACCTGCAAAAGGAAATCAATCGATGCGACGGTGATCGTGTCTGCATCGAATCTGCCAAGAGCAACGCGGAGATATTGTCAGCCAATCAGGAACAACAACTCATCAGCGCTTGTGGCGGCAGCGCCAGTAGCCTCTCCGGCACGTGCAAGGCAAACATCCTCGACGCTTTTGCTTATGCCACCGATCCGATGGCTGCCCAGTTGGGATTGCAAGTGGACCAGAACATCAGCCTGCAGGATTATTTGAGTCATCGATCAGAGTGGGGATTGGTCTATGCGGATCACGTCGTCAGCCAGAATGGGCAGTTGATGTTTGCTCCGGCGGTGGCGGGCGCGGGTACCGCTGTCGCGGTTGCTGCAGCGCCTGCGACGTTGGCTTGGGGGCAAGAGGCGTGGGCTGCTTATCAGGTTGCCACGCAGGGGTACTCGCTAGGCGCTGCGGCGGGTACCGGAGCGATTGCTTCTGGCGCCGGATATACCGGCGGAGCTGTCGCCGGAGCGGGCTGGGATTGGATTTGGAATGACGCAAATTTTGGCACTGCCTTCGATCGGCGCTTCTCCTATCTTGGTCTTGGTGCCTCAATGACCGTGGGGGCAGTGAACGGCATGTTTGCGACACAGATGTTTCAGTGGGCGAATTTGCCTAATTCATGGGCTAATGCCTTCACTGCGGACGGCGCAGTCATCCGTATCAACACTATTGTCACTGGCAAGGTTGCGAACATGGCCGCGCAGGGTGCAGTTCAGGCGCATGAGCAAAAGCGGGAGGACAAATAG